One region of Jatrophihabitans sp. genomic DNA includes:
- a CDS encoding ABC transporter ATP-binding protein produces MADLAIQATGLTKQYRPGTGVFDLDLSVGVGEIFGFLGPNGAGKTTTMRMLVGLVRPSAGAVSVLGHPAGSRQSLAGVGALIESPALYPHLGGRDNLRILARYAGLPIKRVDEVLAEVEMTDQADVPFRTCSLGMKQRLGVAVALLKDPALLILDEPTNGLDPAGMASMRALIAELRRGRRTVLLSSHLLAEVEHLCDRVAVISHGRLVATGTVDELRGGAGTGRLTIRVDSVEHAAELVRRHPAVRSALVVEGRLEVSVAAHQAAAINRLLVEAGLDVHDLRQDEATLEDAFFELIAGEQAEVAV; encoded by the coding sequence ATGGCTGACCTGGCGATCCAGGCGACCGGGCTGACCAAGCAGTACCGTCCCGGCACGGGCGTGTTCGACCTGGATCTGTCCGTCGGCGTCGGGGAGATCTTCGGCTTCCTCGGCCCGAACGGCGCCGGTAAGACCACCACGATGCGGATGCTGGTGGGGCTCGTGCGTCCGAGCGCCGGCGCCGTCTCGGTGCTCGGCCATCCGGCCGGTAGCAGGCAGAGCCTGGCGGGAGTCGGCGCGCTGATCGAGTCCCCCGCGCTCTATCCGCACCTGGGTGGCCGGGACAACCTGCGCATCCTCGCCCGTTACGCCGGGCTGCCGATCAAGCGGGTGGACGAGGTGCTGGCCGAGGTCGAGATGACCGATCAAGCCGACGTGCCCTTCCGCACCTGCTCGCTGGGCATGAAGCAGCGGCTGGGGGTCGCCGTGGCGCTGCTGAAGGATCCGGCGCTGCTGATCCTGGACGAGCCGACCAATGGCCTGGACCCGGCCGGCATGGCCAGCATGCGCGCGCTCATCGCAGAGTTGCGTCGCGGCCGGCGCACCGTCCTGCTGTCCAGCCACCTGCTCGCCGAGGTCGAGCATCTGTGCGACCGGGTGGCCGTGATCAGCCATGGCCGGCTGGTGGCCACCGGCACCGTCGACGAGCTGCGCGGCGGGGCGGGGACCGGTCGGCTGACGATCCGGGTTGACTCCGTCGAACACGCGGCCGAGCTGGTGCGCCGGCATCCGGCGGTGCGGTCGGCGCTGGTCGTCGAGGGACGGCTTGAGGTGTCGGTGGCTGCCCACCAGGCGGCGGCCATCAACCGGCTGCTGGTCGAGGCGGGCCTGGACGTGCACGATCTGCGCCAGGACGAGGCGACCCTGGAGGACGCGTTCTTCGAGCTGATAGCGGGCGAGCAGGCCGAGGTGGCGGTGTGA
- a CDS encoding ABC transporter permease subunit: MTDVLRAELLATRKRPGAWIIGGAWVVLAVGFGMLVPYLVYLALRGRPSSSAGDTEKLLTGVLPEQFVSTSVALYPLFGSALMLIFGAVLIGGDYRWGTLGTLLTQRPGRVAMMLGKAAALGLALLGVTVAVVLATAATSAVIAALAGRASRWPGPVTLLEGIGSAWLVSAAAASLGAFLAVLLRNTAAAIAVGLVWLLALENLVSGIASTVPALKVVQRLLIGPSGGSLATSLGSETQSDGGMPGVVAVSGSLTAVVVLCCYIAVFLGLATALTVRRDHS; the protein is encoded by the coding sequence ATGACCGATGTGCTGCGCGCCGAGCTGCTGGCGACGCGTAAGCGTCCGGGCGCCTGGATCATCGGCGGCGCCTGGGTAGTCCTCGCCGTGGGCTTCGGCATGCTGGTGCCCTATCTGGTGTACCTGGCGCTGCGCGGCCGGCCGAGCAGTTCCGCCGGCGACACCGAGAAGCTGCTCACCGGGGTCCTGCCCGAGCAGTTCGTCTCGACCTCGGTGGCGCTGTACCCGCTGTTCGGCAGCGCCCTGATGCTGATCTTCGGCGCGGTGCTGATCGGCGGTGACTACCGGTGGGGCACCCTGGGGACGCTGCTCACGCAGCGGCCCGGCCGGGTGGCGATGATGCTCGGCAAGGCCGCGGCGTTGGGGCTGGCGCTGCTGGGGGTGACGGTCGCGGTGGTGCTCGCGACCGCCGCGACCAGCGCGGTGATCGCGGCGCTCGCGGGTCGAGCCAGCCGCTGGCCTGGCCCGGTGACGCTGCTGGAGGGGATCGGCAGCGCCTGGCTGGTCAGCGCCGCGGCGGCGAGCCTCGGCGCGTTCCTGGCCGTGCTGCTGCGCAACACCGCCGCCGCGATCGCGGTCGGGCTCGTGTGGTTGCTGGCCCTGGAGAACCTGGTGTCGGGCATCGCGAGCACGGTGCCGGCGCTGAAGGTGGTGCAGCGGCTGCTGATCGGGCCCAGCGGCGGCTCGCTGGCCACGTCCCTGGGCTCGGAGACCCAGTCCGACGGCGGCATGCCCGGGGTGGTCGCGGTGTCGGGCTCGCTCACCGCCGTCGTGGTGCTCTGCTGCTATATCGCGGTGTTCCTCGGGTTGGCCACGGCGCTGACCGTCCGTCGCGACCACTCCTGA
- a CDS encoding metalloregulator ArsR/SmtB family transcription factor — translation MSNHSAAEAALDALGDPMRRRLLELLHAGPRPVGELAAELPIGRPAVSKHLRVLEGAGLVRHRSEGTRNLYALAPEGLTDVQQWLVGVWDTALAAFASYVAAASTPPADSTPPEQHATRPARHPSGPGGLRT, via the coding sequence ATGAGTAACCATTCAGCGGCTGAGGCCGCCCTCGACGCGCTCGGTGACCCGATGCGCCGCCGGCTGCTGGAGCTGCTGCACGCCGGCCCCCGCCCGGTCGGCGAGCTGGCCGCGGAGCTGCCGATCGGGCGTCCGGCCGTCAGCAAGCACCTGCGGGTGCTCGAAGGCGCCGGCTTGGTGCGCCACCGCAGCGAAGGCACCCGCAACCTCTACGCCCTGGCACCCGAGGGCCTGACCGACGTCCAGCAATGGCTGGTCGGCGTGTGGGACACCGCCCTGGCCGCCTTCGCCAGCTACGTCGCCGCCGCCAGCACGCCACCCGCCGACAGCACGCCACCCGAACAGCACGCCACCCGTCCAGCACGCCACCCGTCCGGCCCAGGAGGCTTGAGGACATGA
- a CDS encoding SRPBCC domain-containing protein, with protein sequence MTEPAPIRREVVVAAPPATAFALFTAHIGSWWPLASHSVFGADATVAFEGDQLVERSGNQRTVWAEVIELDPPRSLRLSWHPGHDASRATELSVRFTDRDGSTVVSLEHLGWQRLADPQGARAEYELGWPLVLGAFQQQLDPPVPPPAATDWYVLLHQPGPAVAPGQSLSEHPDLIEHLAFLQRLDEQGLLVAAGPLADKIGSGMTVIRAAPDLDIQRLATEDDLSVARGVLSVQVAPWLVQVTGDWIVQARG encoded by the coding sequence ATGACCGAACCCGCGCCCATCCGTCGCGAGGTGGTAGTCGCCGCGCCGCCGGCCACCGCCTTCGCCCTGTTCACCGCCCACATCGGATCGTGGTGGCCGCTGGCCAGCCACAGTGTCTTCGGCGCGGACGCCACGGTCGCGTTCGAGGGCGACCAGCTGGTCGAGCGGTCGGGCAACCAGCGCACGGTGTGGGCCGAGGTCATCGAGCTCGACCCGCCGCGCAGCCTGCGGCTGAGCTGGCATCCCGGCCACGACGCCAGCCGCGCCACCGAGCTGTCGGTGCGGTTCACCGACCGCGACGGCTCGACGGTGGTGAGCCTGGAGCACCTCGGCTGGCAGCGGCTCGCCGACCCGCAGGGCGCGCGCGCTGAGTACGAGCTGGGCTGGCCACTGGTGCTCGGGGCCTTTCAGCAGCAGCTTGATCCGCCGGTCCCACCGCCGGCAGCCACCGACTGGTACGTCCTGCTGCACCAGCCCGGCCCGGCCGTGGCGCCCGGGCAATCCCTGTCCGAGCACCCGGACCTGATCGAGCACCTGGCGTTCTTGCAGCGGCTGGACGAGCAGGGCCTGCTGGTGGCGGCCGGTCCGCTCGCCGACAAGATCGGCTCAGGGATGACGGTGATCAGGGCCGCGCCTGACCTGGACATCCAGCGGCTGGCCACCGAGGACGACCTGAGCGTGGCGCGCGGCGTGCTGAGCGTCCAGGTCGCGCCGTGGCTGGTGCAGGTCACCGGCGACTGGATCGTCCAGGCCCGGGGCTAG
- a CDS encoding NADP-dependent succinic semialdehyde dehydrogenase, with product MPIATTNPATGEVITTFEALTDAEIDTRLEAAAQGFQTLRRTSFADRAGWMLAAADILDAEQDQIATMMTTEMGKTLASAKAEVAKCAKACRFYAENAESFLSSEQVEPGKVNATQAYVRYQPLGPVLAIMPWNFPLWQAMRFAAPALMAGNVGLLKHASNVPQTALFMQDLFSRAGFPDGSFQTLLISASQVEAVLADDRVAAATLTGSEAAGRSVAEAAGRNLKKTVLELGGSDPFVVMPSADIEKAAKVATTARCQNNGQSCIAAKRFIVHADVYDAFAAAFVENMSALTIGDPMDSDTDIGPLATEQGRDDVTGQVRDAIDKGAKVLCGGEPIDRPGWWYPPTVVAELSPEMEMYAEEVFGPVAGLYRVQSYDEAIALANSTTFGLGSNAWTTDPDEQEAFARDLEAGAVFINGMTTSFNELPFGGIKNSGYGRELSVQGIREFCNAKAVWVGDTEPGRAGSHSE from the coding sequence ATGCCCATCGCGACGACCAACCCCGCCACCGGCGAGGTGATCACCACCTTCGAGGCGTTGACCGACGCCGAGATCGACACCCGGCTCGAAGCGGCCGCCCAGGGCTTTCAGACCCTGCGCCGGACGAGCTTCGCCGACCGGGCCGGCTGGATGCTCGCCGCCGCTGACATCCTCGACGCCGAGCAGGACCAGATCGCGACCATGATGACGACCGAGATGGGCAAGACGCTCGCCTCGGCCAAGGCAGAGGTGGCCAAGTGCGCCAAGGCCTGCCGGTTCTACGCCGAGAACGCCGAGTCGTTCCTGAGCAGCGAGCAGGTCGAGCCGGGCAAGGTCAACGCCACCCAGGCCTACGTCCGCTACCAGCCGCTCGGCCCGGTGCTGGCGATCATGCCGTGGAACTTTCCGCTGTGGCAGGCGATGCGCTTCGCCGCCCCGGCGCTGATGGCCGGCAACGTCGGCCTGCTCAAGCACGCCTCGAACGTGCCGCAGACCGCGCTGTTCATGCAGGACCTGTTCAGCCGGGCCGGCTTTCCCGACGGCTCGTTCCAGACGTTGCTGATCAGCGCCAGCCAGGTCGAGGCCGTCCTCGCCGATGACCGGGTGGCCGCGGCGACGCTGACCGGCAGCGAGGCGGCAGGGCGGTCGGTGGCCGAGGCGGCCGGGCGCAACCTGAAGAAGACCGTCCTGGAGCTCGGCGGCAGCGACCCATTCGTGGTGATGCCCTCGGCTGACATAGAGAAGGCGGCCAAGGTGGCGACCACCGCGCGCTGCCAGAACAACGGCCAGTCCTGCATCGCGGCCAAGCGCTTCATCGTGCACGCCGACGTCTACGACGCCTTCGCCGCCGCCTTCGTCGAGAACATGAGCGCCCTGACGATCGGCGACCCGATGGACAGCGACACCGACATCGGCCCGCTGGCCACCGAGCAGGGCCGCGACGACGTCACCGGCCAGGTTCGCGACGCCATCGACAAGGGCGCCAAGGTGCTGTGCGGCGGCGAGCCGATCGACCGGCCCGGCTGGTGGTACCCGCCGACCGTGGTCGCCGAGCTCAGCCCCGAGATGGAGATGTACGCCGAGGAGGTCTTCGGGCCGGTGGCCGGGCTGTACCGGGTGCAGTCCTACGACGAGGCCATCGCGCTGGCCAACAGCACCACCTTCGGGCTGGGCTCCAACGCCTGGACCACCGACCCGGACGAGCAGGAGGCCTTCGCCCGCGACCTGGAGGCCGGGGCGGTGTTCATCAACGGCATGACCACCTCGTTCAACGAGCTGCCCTTCGGCGGGATCAAGAACTCCGGCTACGGCCGGGAGCTGTCGGTGCAGGGGATCCGGGAGTTCTGCAACGCCAAGGCGGTCTGGGTCGGCGACACCGAGCCCGGACGCGCCGGCTCGCACAGCGAGTAG
- a CDS encoding TIGR03668 family PPOX class F420-dependent oxidoreductase: MPDLDPVVMRRLVETARVARLATVDAEGRPHLVPVCFVLDSADSERGEGGHGDRVHIAIDHKPKRGAELRRTANLRATGQACLLVDHYDEDWSRLWWVRLDGHGGQLHDADETNRAIDALAAKYPQYREQRPDGPVLTIDVDAYRGWAATEPAP; this comes from the coding sequence ATGCCTGACTTGGACCCGGTGGTGATGCGCCGGTTGGTCGAGACCGCCCGGGTCGCCCGGCTGGCCACCGTGGACGCCGAGGGCCGTCCGCACCTGGTGCCGGTCTGCTTCGTCCTCGACAGCGCTGACAGTGAACGCGGCGAGGGTGGGCACGGCGACCGGGTGCACATCGCGATCGACCACAAGCCCAAGCGCGGCGCCGAGCTGCGCCGGACGGCCAACCTGCGCGCCACCGGGCAGGCGTGCCTGCTGGTCGACCACTACGACGAGGACTGGTCCCGGCTGTGGTGGGTTCGCCTCGACGGCCACGGCGGGCAACTGCACGACGCCGACGAAACGAACCGGGCCATTGACGCGCTGGCAGCCAAGTACCCGCAGTACCGCGAGCAGCGTCCGGACGGGCCGGTGCTCACGATCGACGTCGACGCCTACCGCGGCTGGGCCGCGACCGAGCCGGCCCCGTAG
- a CDS encoding ABC transporter ATP-binding protein has protein sequence MTGLKAAGLEVAGLRVAGEIERGGFRLALEFTVAPGEVLGVLGPNGAGKTTLLRTLAGLGALSRGRIELAGAVLDDVDRQLFTPPERRPVGLVFQNYRLFPHLSVLDNVAFAARARGAARRPARQRAEDWLRRLGLSEFAGRKPAELSGGQAQRVALARALAADPGLLLLDEPLAALDARTRLEVRAELRRHLSSFGGPSLVVTHDPLEAMVLTDRLLVIEGGRVVQQGTPAEVARRPASQYVARLVGLNLYRGTLGADAAVTLDSDAGGGVLHAHGGGEAGGQSGAPTPPGPVLVALRPSAISLHTERPRHASPRNVWPGTVTGVELLTDRVRVQVSGSPPALVDVTPDAVAELDLAAGSPVWLSAKATEVDCYPDPR, from the coding sequence GTGACCGGGCTGAAAGCAGCCGGGCTGGAAGTGGCCGGACTGAGGGTGGCGGGCGAGATCGAGCGCGGCGGGTTTCGGCTGGCGCTGGAGTTCACGGTCGCGCCCGGTGAGGTGCTCGGCGTGCTGGGCCCGAACGGGGCCGGCAAGACCACCCTGCTGCGGACGCTGGCGGGGCTGGGCGCGCTGTCGCGGGGACGGATCGAGCTGGCCGGCGCCGTGCTGGACGACGTGGACCGGCAGCTGTTCACGCCGCCCGAGCGCCGGCCGGTCGGGCTGGTGTTCCAGAACTACCGGCTGTTTCCGCACCTGAGCGTCCTGGACAACGTGGCCTTCGCCGCCCGGGCGCGTGGCGCGGCCCGGCGACCGGCCCGGCAGCGGGCCGAGGACTGGCTGCGCCGGCTGGGGCTGTCGGAGTTCGCCGGCCGCAAGCCGGCCGAGCTGTCCGGCGGGCAGGCGCAGCGGGTCGCGCTGGCCAGGGCGCTGGCCGCCGACCCCGGGTTGCTGCTGCTGGACGAGCCGCTGGCCGCCCTGGACGCCCGCACCCGGCTCGAGGTGCGCGCCGAGCTGCGCCGGCACCTGAGCTCCTTCGGCGGTCCGAGCCTGGTGGTCACCCACGATCCGCTGGAGGCGATGGTGCTCACCGACCGGTTGCTGGTGATCGAGGGCGGCCGGGTGGTGCAGCAGGGCACCCCGGCCGAGGTGGCGCGCCGCCCGGCCAGCCAGTACGTGGCCAGGCTGGTCGGGCTCAACCTCTACCGGGGGACGCTCGGCGCGGACGCGGCGGTGACCCTGGACAGCGACGCCGGCGGCGGCGTGCTGCATGCCCACGGCGGCGGTGAAGCCGGGGGGCAGTCGGGCGCGCCGACGCCTCCCGGCCCGGTGCTGGTGGCCCTGCGGCCCAGCGCGATCTCGCTGCACACCGAGCGGCCACGGCACGCCAGCCCGCGCAACGTCTGGCCGGGAACCGTCACCGGCGTCGAGCTGCTCACCGACCGGGTGCGCGTCCAGGTCAGCGGCAGCCCGCCGGCGCTGGTCGACGTCACCCCGGACGCGGTGGCCGAACTCGACCTGGCCGCCGGCTCGCCGGTGTGGCTCAGCGCCAAGGCCACCGAGGTCGACTGCTATCCCGACCCGCGCTGA
- a CDS encoding ABC transporter permease: MSPAGRPAVDPAGRPAVDASPSQRLPSRRVSSGRGAPAVLAVPAAIGFCFLLIPLLALLVRAPWRGLPGLLSDPTALTALRLSLLCATAATAVSVVLGVPLAWVLARARFPGLSALRALVTVPLVLPPVVGGLALLLAFGRNGLIGRHLDAWFGLTLPFSTAGVVMAETFVAMPFLVVTVEGALRSADRELEEAAATLGASRLTVFTRITLPLVTPSLLAGAVLCWARALGEFGATITFAGNSPGATQTMPLAVYNALQTDPEPAIALSLVLLLAAATVLALLRDRWLRPVGPP, from the coding sequence GTGAGTCCGGCCGGACGGCCCGCCGTGGACCCGGCCGGACGGCCCGCTGTGGACGCCTCGCCGAGCCAACGGCTGCCGTCGCGCCGGGTGAGCTCCGGACGCGGGGCGCCCGCGGTGCTGGCCGTGCCCGCCGCCATCGGGTTCTGCTTCCTGCTCATCCCGCTGCTGGCGTTGCTGGTGCGGGCGCCGTGGCGCGGGCTGCCCGGCCTGCTGTCGGACCCGACGGCGCTGACCGCGCTGCGGCTGTCTCTGCTGTGCGCCACCGCGGCGACCGCGGTCTCTGTGGTGCTGGGCGTGCCGCTTGCCTGGGTGCTGGCCCGGGCGCGGTTTCCGGGGCTGTCGGCGCTGCGCGCGCTGGTCACGGTGCCGCTGGTCCTTCCACCGGTGGTCGGCGGCCTGGCGCTGCTGCTGGCCTTCGGGCGCAACGGCCTCATCGGCCGGCACTTGGACGCCTGGTTCGGACTCACCCTGCCGTTCAGCACCGCCGGGGTCGTGATGGCCGAGACCTTCGTGGCGATGCCGTTCCTGGTGGTCACCGTCGAGGGCGCGCTGCGCTCGGCCGACCGCGAGCTCGAAGAGGCCGCCGCCACTCTGGGCGCCAGCCGGCTGACGGTGTTCACCCGGATCACGCTGCCGCTGGTGACGCCGTCGCTGCTGGCAGGCGCGGTGCTGTGCTGGGCGCGGGCGCTGGGGGAGTTCGGGGCCACCATCACCTTCGCGGGCAACTCTCCCGGCGCCACCCAGACCATGCCGCTGGCCGTGTACAACGCCCTGCAGACCGACCCGGAGCCGGCGATCGCGCTGAGCCTGGTGCTGCTGCTGGCCGCCGCGACGGTGCTGGCGCTGCTGCGCGACCGCTGGCTGCGCCCGGTCGGCCCGCCGTGA
- the modA gene encoding molybdate ABC transporter substrate-binding protein, whose protein sequence is MLERPVRDQPVRDQSGAEPPVREQSVRKQSVREQSVPERGSRARGWLTATAAALALTAGCATTPAAAPGAADGSALGGTVTVFAAASLTEVFGTLARQFQAKHPGTRVRLNIGASSALALQITQGAPADVFASAATVNMDQLARAGAVSGVRDFAGNALQLAVPAGNPARVQGLADLARPGVKVALCQAQVPCGAAAVAVLGKAGLRVTPVTLEADVRATLTKVRTGEVDAGLVYVTDVRSAGATVRGIAIPPALNTSVRYPIGVLREARNRAGAEAFTAYVLSAEGRRVLSAAGFTTP, encoded by the coding sequence ATGCTTGAGCGGCCGGTTCGCGATCAGCCGGTTCGCGATCAGTCGGGTGCTGAGCCGCCGGTTCGTGAGCAGTCGGTTCGTAAGCAGTCGGTTCGCGAGCAGTCGGTACCTGAACGGGGGAGCCGGGCCCGAGGCTGGCTCACGGCGACGGCCGCCGCGCTGGCGCTGACCGCCGGCTGCGCGACGACGCCGGCCGCGGCCCCCGGAGCGGCCGACGGCAGCGCGCTCGGCGGCACGGTGACGGTGTTCGCGGCCGCCTCGCTCACCGAGGTGTTCGGCACGCTGGCCCGGCAGTTCCAGGCCAAGCACCCCGGGACGCGGGTCAGGCTCAACATCGGCGCCAGCTCCGCCCTGGCGTTGCAGATCACCCAAGGCGCCCCGGCGGACGTCTTCGCCTCAGCGGCCACCGTCAACATGGATCAGCTGGCGCGGGCCGGCGCGGTGAGCGGCGTGCGCGACTTCGCCGGCAACGCCCTGCAGCTCGCGGTCCCCGCGGGCAACCCGGCCCGAGTCCAGGGGCTGGCCGACCTGGCCCGGCCCGGAGTCAAGGTCGCGCTGTGCCAGGCCCAGGTCCCGTGCGGCGCCGCCGCGGTCGCGGTGCTCGGCAAGGCCGGCCTGCGGGTCACGCCGGTCACCCTGGAGGCGGACGTGCGGGCGACCCTGACCAAGGTGCGCACCGGCGAGGTCGACGCCGGCCTGGTGTACGTGACCGACGTCCGGTCGGCCGGCGCGACGGTGCGCGGCATCGCGATCCCGCCCGCCCTCAACACCAGCGTCAGGTATCCGATCGGCGTCCTGCGCGAGGCCCGCAATCGAGCCGGCGCCGAGGCATTCACCGCCTACGTCCTGTCCGCCGAGGGTCGCCGCGTGCTGTCCGCCGCCGGCTTCACCACGCCGTGA
- a CDS encoding TOBE domain-containing protein, which yields MAVFRIREAAELLGVSDDTLRRWAEAGRVPTVTEGGRLAIEGAELARFATELAATAERPAIRAMASESARNRLVGLVTRVVRDTVMAQVEMQAGPFRIVSLMSREAADELGLQPGSLAVASVKATNVVIEVPTDA from the coding sequence ATGGCCGTCTTTCGGATCAGGGAAGCCGCCGAGCTGCTCGGCGTCAGCGACGACACGCTGCGGCGCTGGGCTGAGGCCGGACGGGTGCCCACCGTCACCGAAGGCGGGCGGCTGGCGATCGAGGGCGCTGAGCTGGCCCGGTTCGCCACCGAGCTGGCCGCGACCGCAGAGCGGCCGGCAATCCGCGCGATGGCCAGTGAGTCCGCGCGCAACCGGTTGGTCGGCCTGGTCACCCGGGTGGTGCGCGACACGGTGATGGCGCAGGTCGAGATGCAGGCCGGGCCGTTTCGGATCGTCTCGCTGATGAGCCGCGAGGCCGCTGACGAGCTGGGCCTGCAGCCGGGCAGCCTCGCGGTCGCCTCGGTCAAGGCGACCAACGTCGTCATCGAGGTGCCCACCGATGCTTGA
- the glp gene encoding gephyrin-like molybdotransferase Glp, giving the protein MIDLAEARRVLLAACPLLEPVGLDSDDADGCVLAADVIAPGNVPPFDNSSVDGYAVRAADVAGAAQSSPVRLDVLGSVMAGSVADRPVGPGQTWKVMTGAPVPEGADAVVMVERTSATRTVQLGTAGDVVEVLSEVAAGAGTRRAGSDVRAGELVLGAGTVLRPAHLGVLASVGAWQVSGYRRLQVGVLVTGDELVTGGAELRPGQIYESNRAMLLALLRRANCEPVDLGVAGDDVTDLQSRLSSALERCDAVLTSGGVSMGDSDPVRAVLDRFGGLNWLQVAIRPAKPFAFGVLPGPRHPVPVLGLPGNPVSALVSYELLARPALRQMMGHADPYGRVVLGVADAPLPRPHGDGRTAYLRVSCRFGPDGRLHARPVSGQDSHQLSASASADGLAQVEDGRRVEAGDEVPVHLLS; this is encoded by the coding sequence ATGATCGACTTGGCCGAAGCCCGTCGGGTGTTGCTGGCGGCCTGCCCGCTGCTGGAACCGGTCGGACTCGACTCCGACGATGCCGACGGCTGCGTGCTGGCCGCCGATGTGATCGCGCCCGGCAACGTGCCGCCGTTCGACAACAGCAGCGTCGACGGCTACGCGGTGCGCGCGGCCGACGTCGCGGGCGCCGCCCAGAGCAGCCCCGTGCGGCTGGACGTGCTCGGGTCGGTGATGGCGGGGTCGGTGGCCGACCGGCCGGTCGGGCCGGGCCAAACCTGGAAGGTGATGACCGGCGCTCCGGTGCCCGAGGGCGCCGACGCGGTGGTGATGGTGGAGAGGACTTCGGCCACCCGGACCGTGCAGTTGGGGACGGCCGGGGACGTGGTCGAGGTGCTGAGCGAGGTGGCCGCGGGGGCGGGCACCCGCCGGGCCGGCAGCGACGTGCGGGCCGGTGAGCTGGTGCTGGGCGCCGGGACCGTGCTGCGACCGGCGCACCTGGGGGTGCTGGCCAGCGTCGGCGCCTGGCAGGTCTCGGGCTACCGGCGGCTGCAGGTGGGCGTCCTGGTGACCGGCGACGAGCTGGTGACCGGCGGCGCCGAGCTGCGTCCCGGCCAGATCTATGAGTCCAACCGGGCGATGCTGCTGGCGCTGCTGAGGCGGGCCAACTGCGAGCCGGTGGATCTGGGAGTGGCCGGCGACGACGTCACCGATCTGCAGTCCCGGCTCAGCTCCGCCCTGGAGCGCTGCGACGCGGTGCTGACCTCCGGCGGCGTGTCGATGGGTGACTCCGACCCGGTGCGCGCCGTGCTCGACCGGTTCGGCGGGCTGAACTGGCTCCAGGTGGCGATCCGGCCGGCCAAGCCCTTCGCGTTCGGAGTGCTGCCCGGCCCCCGGCACCCGGTGCCGGTGCTGGGACTGCCCGGCAACCCGGTGTCGGCGCTGGTCAGCTACGAGCTGCTGGCCCGGCCGGCGCTGCGCCAGATGATGGGCCATGCCGACCCGTACGGCCGCGTCGTGCTGGGGGTGGCCGACGCGCCGCTGCCACGCCCGCACGGGGACGGCCGGACCGCCTACCTGCGGGTCAGCTGCCGGTTCGGCCCCGACGGTCGGCTGCACGCGCGGCCGGTCAGCGGCCAGGACTCCCACCAGCTCTCGGCCTCGGCGTCCGCCGACGGCCTGGCGCAGGTCGAGGACGGTCGCAGGGTCGAGGCCGGCGACGAGGTGCCGGTGCACCTGCTCAGCTAA
- a CDS encoding aldo/keto reductase: MQTRELPKLGRAVSVIGLGTWQLGADWGSVDDTEAMNVLHAAVEAGVTFFDTADVYGDGRSEQAISAFRRAHPGLELTVATKMGRRVEQAPQAYTLENFRAWTDRSRANLGVDVLDLVQLHCPPTEVYASDAVFDALDTLVGEQRILGYGVSVETCGQALTAIARPGVVSVQIILNAFRQKPLDEVLPAAAAAGVGIIARVPLASGLLSGKYRHDTVFAEDDHRNFNRTGAAFDVGETFAGVDFDSGVDAAIEFAGLVGAGVSPAAAALRWVIDQPGVTTVIPGARTPDQARANAEVAALPELPGETIAAIGSLYDRVIRPQVHHRW, translated from the coding sequence ATGCAGACTCGCGAACTTCCCAAGCTCGGCCGTGCGGTGTCGGTGATCGGTCTGGGCACCTGGCAGTTGGGCGCCGACTGGGGCAGCGTCGACGACACCGAGGCGATGAACGTCCTCCACGCCGCGGTCGAGGCGGGTGTCACGTTCTTCGACACCGCCGACGTCTACGGCGACGGCCGCAGCGAGCAGGCGATCAGCGCCTTCCGCAGAGCCCACCCCGGTCTTGAGCTGACGGTCGCCACCAAGATGGGCCGCCGGGTCGAGCAGGCGCCCCAGGCGTACACGCTGGAGAACTTCCGCGCCTGGACCGACCGGTCGCGGGCGAACCTGGGCGTGGATGTGCTGGACCTGGTGCAACTGCACTGCCCGCCGACCGAGGTCTACGCCAGTGACGCGGTCTTCGACGCCCTGGACACCCTGGTCGGCGAGCAGCGGATTCTCGGCTACGGGGTCAGCGTCGAGACCTGCGGCCAGGCGCTGACCGCGATCGCCCGGCCCGGCGTGGTGAGCGTGCAGATCATCCTCAACGCCTTCCGGCAGAAGCCGCTGGACGAGGTGCTGCCGGCGGCCGCCGCGGCCGGGGTGGGCATCATCGCGCGGGTGCCGCTGGCCTCTGGCCTGCTGTCGGGCAAGTACCGCCACGACACCGTGTTCGCCGAAGACGACCACCGCAACTTCAACCGGACCGGCGCCGCCTTCGACGTGGGCGAGACCTTCGCCGGGGTGGACTTCGACTCCGGCGTGGACGCGGCGATCGAGTTCGCCGGCCTGGTCGGCGCCGGAGTCTCACCGGCCGCCGCGGCCCTGCGCTGGGTGATCGACCAGCCCGGTGTCACGACGGTGATCCCCGGCGCCCGCACGCCTGACCAGGCCCGGGCCAACGCCGAGGTGGCCGCGCTGCCCGAGTTGCCGGGCGAGACGATCGCCGCCATCGGATCGCTGTATGACCGGGTGATCCGGCCGCAGGTCCACCACCGCTGGTGA